A region of the Parafrankia discariae genome:
ATGGCGGCCTCCGGCATCACCTTCGTGGCGATGGACCGCTGGGTCCACCTGGGCGACTGGTTCCCGGTCATCACGGGCATCGGTCTCCTCGTCGCCCTCATCGGTCACCCGGAGGGCCTCGCCACCGGCGGCCACCAGCTCGCCGACAGGCTGGACCGACTACGCCACCGCAAGCTCGTCCCGGCCGGGGCCGGGGCCTCGACCGCAATCGCGACCTCGATCTCGACCTCGACCGCCACGGAGCCGGCCGCGCCCACGAGCACCGGGACAACAGAACCGGCGGTGCCCGCGGTCACCGACACGACAGAACCGGCCGTGTCGGCGGTCGCGGACACGCCGGAACCAGCCGTGCCGGCGACCGCCGACACGGCAGAACCGGCTGTGCCGGCGCAGCCGGCGGCCACGGTGCTCGACATCTCCGGGCTCACTGTTCGCTACGGCGGCGTGACGGCTGTCTCCGAGGTCTCGCTGCGGGTCCACGCCGGCCAGATCGTCGGCCTGATCGGGCCGAACGGCGCGGGCAAGACCAGCGTGATCGACGCGACCACCGGGTTCGCCCAGGCCTCGGGCACCATCCAGCTGGTCGGTGAGCCCATCGAGGGCCTGCCGACCCACGCGCGGGTGCGGCGCGGCCTGGCCCGCACCTTCCAGTCCCTGGAGCTCTACGACGACCTCACCGTCGAGGAGAACGTCAGCGCGGCGCTGTTCGGCGCACGCGGCGAGGAGCGTCACCGCGCCCTGGCGGCCGCCCTCGACCTGGTCGGCATCGCCGACCGGGCCGACCGGCACGCCGACGAACTGAGCCAGGGCGAACGGCAGCTGGTCTCGATCGCGCGGGCCTGCGCCACCAGCCCACGGGCCCTGCTCCTCGACGAGCCGGCCGCCGGGCTCGACACCACCGAGACCTCCTGGCTCGGTGAGCGCATCCGCTCGATCAGCGACACCGGGGTCGGCGTGATCCTCGTCGATCACGACGTCTCGCTCGTGCTGTCCGTCTGCGACTACATCTACGTCCTCGACTTCGGCAAGGTCATCGCGGAGGGGACCCCCGCGACGATCCGCGCGGACCGAGCCGTCGCCGACGCCTACCTCGGCTCCGTCCACGACGCCTCGGCGGAGGTCGAGGCGGAGACGGCGGCGGCGGCGGAAGCCACCCCCGCGGACCCGACCCCCGTGGACAAGACCCCCACGCCGGCAGCGGAAACCACCGCCACGGACACCACACCGGCGCCGGCTGCTACGACAGCGGCGGAAACCACCCCACCGCCGGCGACGGAAACCACCACCACAGACAACGGCCCAGCCCCGGCAGCCGAAACCACCACCACCACGGACACCACACCGGCGCCGGCTGCTACGACAGCGCCGGCTGCTACGACAGCGGCGGAAACCACCCCACCGCCGGCGACGGAAACCACCACAGACAACGGCCCAGCCCCGGCAGCGGAAACCACCACCACGGAAACGACCCCACCGCCGGCGGCGGAAACCACACCCGCGGACACAACCCCAGCCCCGGCGGCGGAAACCACCCCACCGTTGGCAGCGCCTTCGACGGCGACCACATCCTCGGCGGTGACCCGATGACCATCCGACTGGAATGCGCCGACCTCACCGGCGGCCGAGGCAGCACCACCGCCTTCCGCAACGTCGATCTCGCCGTCGAGGCCGGGACGGTGCTGGCGCTGCTCGGTCCGAACGGCGCCGGCAAGACCACGCTGCTGCTGACCCTGGCCGGACTGCTACCGGCTCAGGGCGGGACCGTCAGTGTCGACGGCGCGCGGCTGCGCAGCGGCCGGCCCACCGCGGCGAACGCGGCCGGCGTCGTGCTCGTCCCCGACAACCGCTGCCTGTTCACCACCCTCTCCGTCGAGGAGAACATCCGGGTGGCGGCCAAGCGCAACGGCCCCAAGCCGCGAGATCTTCTCGAGTCCTTCCCGGCTCTCGAGAAGCGGTGGACCCTGCCGGCCGGGGCGCTCTCCGGCGGTGAGCAGCAGATGCTGGTCATGGCCCGGGCCCTGATCCAGCAGCCCCGGGTACTGATGATCGACGAGCTCAGCATGGGTCTGGCGCCCCTGATCGTCGAGGATCTGTTCGCCGCCGTCAGTCGCATCGCCAACGACCACAAGTGCGCGGTGATCCTGGTCGAACAGCACGTCAACCTCGCCCTCGAGGTGGCCGACGCCGCGGCCGTCCTCAACCGCGGTCATATCGTCCTGCGCGGGCCGGCCAAGGATCTGGCCGCCTCTCCCGAACTCCTGGAGAACGCCTACCTGGGCATTCACGGTGCGGAGGTCGAGCAGAGTCCTGCCGTTGCCGCGGGTTGACAGGGCGCCGGTGCGGTGCGGGTGGCCCACCGGCACCGCACCGCACCGGCCCGTGGCCGGAACGGCAGATGCGCCGCCTCGCGGGCGGGCCGTCCGGTCAGCCGGGCGGGCCGTCCGGTCAGCCGGGCGGGCGCCCGGCGGGGTGCCCCGGTTCCGGCTGGCTTCGGGGCAGGCGGCAGGCCCGCTGGGCGATGATGTTGCGCTGGATCTCGCGTAGATCCCGGTACCGATGGTCGGCACCGGCCGCGCGGACGCCCGCACCTGGGCCAGCACCGCCAAGGCCTATGTCGGACGGGTCGGCCCCGAGGCGATCCAGGACTGCGTCCAGCTGCACGGCGGGATCGGCGTCACCTACGACCTGCACCTGCACCTGTACCTGCGCCGGGCCCTGGTCGACGCCCGGCGCCTCGGCACGATCGACGACAGCCGCACCCGGGACCTCATCGGCGAGGGGCAGATCCTCGCCCTCGTCACCCGGGCCCTCGTCGAGTCGGTCAGCCGCAGGATGGCCGCCGGCGCCCTCCCGCACCACGCCGCCGCCATGGGCCGGTTGTTCAGTGGCACCGCGACCAGCCGGCGCGCGGCGATCGCGACCGAGCTGTGCGCCGACACCGGCGTGGTCTGGGCGCCGCACGAGGAGGTCGGTGCCCAGGTCGCCCGTGGCTACCTGGCCCGTCAGGCGGCCTGCATCGGCGGCGGCACGACCGAGATGGCCCGCAACGTGATCAGCGAACGGCTGCTCGGCATGCCCCGCGAGCAGCGGGCCGACACCGGGGCCTTCCGTGACGTCCCGCGCGGGCCGCAGGCGAGCGGCGCCCCCTGACCTGGGGCGGGCTCTGACCTGGGGGCGGGCCCGCCGGGCGGCTTCACCGGCCGGGTCGCGGCGGTGCCGCCCCCG
Encoded here:
- a CDS encoding ABC transporter ATP-binding protein; translation: MTIRLECADLTGGRGSTTAFRNVDLAVEAGTVLALLGPNGAGKTTLLLTLAGLLPAQGGTVSVDGARLRSGRPTAANAAGVVLVPDNRCLFTTLSVEENIRVAAKRNGPKPRDLLESFPALEKRWTLPAGALSGGEQQMLVMARALIQQPRVLMIDELSMGLAPLIVEDLFAAVSRIANDHKCAVILVEQHVNLALEVADAAAVLNRGHIVLRGPAKDLAASPELLENAYLGIHGAEVEQSPAVAAG